The following proteins are co-located in the Paraburkholderia phytofirmans PsJN genome:
- a CDS encoding porin gives MKKNRIAAAAFTALASLAASPAFAQSSVTLYGVLDEGIDYTNNAGHGAVWEMASGYAQGSRWGMKGSEDLGGGLKAVFQLENGFDVSSGRLGQGGRMFGRQAYVGLSDGRFGTVTLGRQYDSVVDYLAQTTANGNWAGYLFAHPYDNDNTDNSFRLGNSVKYASPEMAGFQFGGAYAFSNDTNFANNRAYSFGGQYANGGLLIAAAYMQADNPGVGSTGAITANDASFIAGRMRVYGGGINYTFGSATAGFAYTNSNYKNPTGNGYIGIPLAAPGVTLNTLKYQNFELNGKYQFTPAFFVGAQYVYTMENYDASSGSVKPKIHSVGLMADYDLSRRIDVYVQGEYQKVAGDSTHSILDDAFIPGVQAPSSTGTQVAVRVALRHKF, from the coding sequence ATGAAAAAGAACCGCATTGCTGCCGCCGCATTCACCGCACTCGCCTCGCTGGCGGCGTCGCCGGCCTTCGCTCAAAGCAGCGTCACGCTGTACGGCGTGCTCGACGAAGGCATCGACTACACCAACAACGCGGGGCACGGCGCGGTCTGGGAAATGGCGAGCGGCTATGCGCAAGGCAGCCGCTGGGGCATGAAGGGTTCGGAGGATCTGGGCGGCGGTCTGAAGGCCGTGTTTCAACTCGAAAACGGCTTCGACGTGAGTTCGGGACGGCTCGGCCAGGGTGGCCGCATGTTCGGCCGCCAGGCGTATGTGGGTCTGAGCGACGGCCGCTTCGGCACGGTCACGCTAGGCCGCCAGTATGATTCCGTGGTCGATTATCTCGCGCAGACCACGGCCAACGGCAACTGGGCCGGCTACCTGTTCGCGCATCCGTATGACAACGACAACACCGACAACTCGTTCCGCCTCGGCAACAGCGTGAAATACGCGAGCCCGGAAATGGCGGGCTTCCAGTTCGGCGGCGCTTACGCTTTCAGTAACGACACCAACTTCGCGAACAACCGCGCGTATAGCTTCGGCGGGCAGTATGCGAATGGCGGCCTGCTGATCGCCGCGGCGTATATGCAGGCGGACAACCCTGGCGTGGGCTCGACAGGCGCGATTACCGCGAACGACGCGAGTTTTATCGCGGGACGTATGCGCGTGTACGGCGGCGGCATCAACTACACGTTCGGCTCGGCGACGGCTGGTTTTGCCTACACCAACTCGAACTACAAGAATCCGACGGGCAACGGCTATATCGGTATTCCGCTGGCCGCGCCGGGTGTGACGTTGAATACGCTGAAGTACCAGAACTTCGAGCTGAACGGCAAATACCAGTTCACGCCGGCGTTTTTCGTGGGCGCCCAGTACGTGTACACGATGGAAAACTACGATGCGTCGTCAGGCAGCGTGAAGCCGAAGATTCACTCGGTGGGTTTGATGGCGGATTACGACCTGTCGCGGCGCATCGACGTGTATGTGCAGGGCGAGTATCAGAAGGTCGCGGGCGATTCGACTCACTCGATTCTCGACGACGCGTTTATTCCCGGTGTGCAGGCGCCGTCTTCGACGGGCACGCAGGTCGCTGTGCGGGTTGCGCTGCGGCATAAGTTTTAA
- a CDS encoding type IV pili methyl-accepting chemotaxis transducer N-terminal domain-containing protein, translating into MSITTERVHAPPSDADVSSEVLSSLINMAGRQRMLSQRIVLKAMLALQQFDGALTIARDTLNTFTDSHTALIQGRDGLPGLFSPALREAFHGRENVAGKISEFIALASAALEAIGRASPRAGDALKALVESVDPLLTHLHGVTAVYEQESRRIARLQKKEQQQLIERIKAIAKEAHIVSFNGQIVASRAHVTGREFAVVAGVMTSITKELEAVVSAFVQKTSAG; encoded by the coding sequence ATGAGCATCACGACAGAACGGGTTCACGCACCGCCGTCCGACGCGGACGTCTCCAGCGAGGTGTTGAGTTCGTTGATCAATATGGCGGGGCGTCAGCGCATGCTTTCGCAGCGCATCGTGTTGAAAGCGATGTTGGCGCTTCAACAGTTCGACGGCGCGCTGACGATCGCACGCGACACGCTGAACACATTCACCGACAGTCATACGGCGCTGATTCAAGGCCGCGATGGCTTGCCCGGCCTGTTTTCGCCAGCGTTGCGCGAAGCATTTCATGGCCGCGAAAATGTCGCCGGGAAAATCTCGGAATTTATCGCGCTGGCTTCGGCCGCATTGGAGGCGATCGGGCGCGCTTCGCCGCGCGCGGGCGATGCACTCAAGGCCCTGGTCGAATCCGTCGATCCGTTGCTCACGCATCTGCACGGCGTCACGGCTGTCTATGAACAGGAAAGCCGGCGCATAGCGCGATTGCAGAAGAAGGAGCAGCAGCAGTTGATCGAGCGGATCAAGGCCATCGCGAAAGAAGCGCACATCGTCTCGTTCAACGGCCAGATCGTGGCGAGCCGCGCGCATGTGACCGGCCGCGAGTTCGCTGTGGTGGCCGGTGTGATGACGTCGATCACGAAGGAACTCGAGGCCGTTGTGAGCGCGTTCGTTCAGAAAACATCGGCGGGATGA
- the aldA gene encoding aldehyde dehydrogenase, which translates to MRLDRNFANGRFIEPAADTASRELIAVCNPATEAVIAHVTGATQAEVIAAVDAAAVAQKGWRKLPQAERAVYLHKLADALTECAPAIGAALALESGKSVADATNEAIYASQITRYHAEWARRIEGEVIPSDAPDENLVLHREPIGVVACLIPFNYPVYTFMRKVAPALIAGNTVVVRPSNNTPTSAFEIAKAVEKAGLPAGVVNILAMNHATAEVLCTHPKVGMITLTGSVGAGRKVLDYCKANIAKPSLELGGKTPAIIEADADLEKAARDLVASKTTHCGQLCTAIERVYVQESVHDRFVALLKKHMSAVESGDRSEQPSLMGPLVNEASRQSIHAMVERAVAAGATLETGGKLPTPGQGKGFFYPATLLSNCRQDMEIIQEETFGPVMPVVKYRTLDEALEMANDHQFGLSSVLYTENYRGAMKVANGIEAGELYVNRTPADPYQGFHAGWKRSGLGGDDGKHGMLEFTQTRLVVMKY; encoded by the coding sequence ATGCGACTCGATCGGAATTTTGCTAACGGCCGGTTCATCGAACCGGCGGCCGACACCGCTAGCCGCGAGCTCATCGCCGTTTGCAATCCGGCCACCGAGGCCGTGATCGCCCATGTCACGGGCGCGACTCAGGCCGAAGTCATTGCCGCTGTCGATGCCGCCGCCGTCGCGCAAAAGGGCTGGCGCAAGCTGCCGCAGGCCGAGCGCGCGGTCTATCTGCACAAGCTCGCCGATGCGCTGACCGAATGCGCGCCCGCCATCGGCGCGGCGCTCGCGCTGGAGTCGGGCAAAAGCGTGGCCGACGCCACCAACGAGGCGATCTACGCCAGCCAGATCACGCGCTATCACGCAGAGTGGGCGCGCCGCATCGAAGGCGAAGTGATTCCGAGCGATGCACCCGACGAAAACCTCGTGTTGCATCGCGAGCCGATCGGCGTGGTCGCGTGTCTGATCCCGTTCAACTATCCCGTCTACACGTTCATGCGCAAAGTGGCGCCGGCGCTGATCGCCGGCAACACCGTCGTCGTGCGCCCGAGCAACAACACGCCGACTTCCGCGTTCGAAATTGCCAAGGCAGTAGAGAAGGCCGGCTTGCCTGCGGGCGTCGTGAACATTCTCGCGATGAACCATGCCACGGCCGAGGTACTTTGCACGCATCCCAAGGTCGGCATGATCACACTGACGGGCAGCGTCGGCGCGGGCCGCAAGGTGCTCGACTATTGCAAGGCGAACATCGCCAAGCCGTCGCTCGAACTGGGCGGCAAGACGCCCGCGATCATCGAGGCCGATGCCGATCTCGAGAAAGCCGCGCGCGATCTGGTCGCGTCCAAGACGACGCATTGCGGCCAGTTGTGCACGGCGATCGAACGCGTCTACGTGCAGGAAAGCGTGCATGACCGCTTCGTCGCGCTGCTGAAAAAGCACATGAGCGCAGTGGAAAGCGGCGATCGCAGCGAACAGCCTTCGCTAATGGGTCCGCTCGTCAACGAGGCGTCGCGCCAATCGATTCACGCGATGGTGGAACGCGCGGTCGCAGCGGGCGCCACGCTCGAAACCGGCGGCAAGCTGCCCACACCAGGTCAAGGCAAAGGCTTCTTCTATCCCGCCACGTTGCTGTCGAATTGCCGTCAGGACATGGAAATCATTCAGGAAGAAACCTTCGGTCCGGTCATGCCGGTCGTCAAATACCGCACGCTCGACGAAGCGCTGGAGATGGCCAACGATCATCAATTCGGCCTCTCGTCGGTGCTGTATACGGAGAACTATCGCGGCGCGATGAAGGTCGCCAACGGCATCGAAGCCGGTGAACTGTACGTGAACCGTACGCCCGCCGATCCGTATCAGGGCTTTCACGCCGGCTGGAAACGTTCGGGCCTCGGCGGCGACGACGGCAAGCACGGCATGCTCGAATTCACCCAGACCCGTCTGGTGGTCATGAAGTACTGA
- a CDS encoding MgtC/SapB family protein: MDNWWHAVWATARGEFSDLGSAADVTQVLMRLGLALILGGILGFEREMSRRDAGMRTHMMVSVGAALFVVVPLQAGFSQDNMSRVLQGLVSGIGFLGAGAIIKLSAEREVRGLTTAAGLWLTAGVGVAAGLGREATAILSVAIALAILSSARLFKSREQEEK; this comes from the coding sequence ATGGACAACTGGTGGCACGCGGTGTGGGCAACCGCCCGGGGAGAGTTCTCCGATCTCGGCAGCGCGGCCGACGTCACTCAGGTTCTCATGCGCCTCGGGCTGGCGTTGATACTCGGCGGCATACTCGGTTTCGAGCGTGAGATGTCGCGTCGTGACGCCGGCATGCGCACGCACATGATGGTGTCGGTCGGTGCGGCGCTGTTCGTAGTAGTGCCGCTACAGGCCGGTTTCTCGCAGGACAACATGAGCCGGGTCTTGCAGGGACTCGTGTCCGGGATTGGTTTTCTGGGCGCGGGCGCCATCATCAAGCTCAGTGCCGAGCGCGAGGTGCGCGGTCTGACGACGGCGGCAGGCTTGTGGCTCACTGCGGGCGTCGGCGTGGCGGCGGGGCTCGGGCGCGAGGCGACGGCGATTCTCAGCGTGGCGATCGCGCTGGCCATTCTGTCGAGCGCGCGGCTGTTCAAAAGTCGGGAACAGGAAGAGAAGTAG
- a CDS encoding MFS transporter, translating into MSSQPVRTDASLALRDEEAALQNSKTQRYIQLVLLVIAAGAIYPILYLRQVYQPTMLEVFHITDSQLGYLYSSLGTIFLLSYLPSGWLADRIAPRLLICFSLIATGVLGLWYSTAPSFPMLMMIFGGWGLSTGLTFWAAVIKRVTMIAGAHEQGRFFGLLDGGRGLIEAMLATIAITLFAWVTQTKGEPVAAGFKLVVYMYAFLCIALGVVLALVKDPQGTEDAAANRAARQRNNVLTDLKTLAKIPELWLVAAIVFCGYQVFWATYSFSAYLHEGEIGLTVVMAGTITTLKLWMRPIGGIGGGFLGDRYSKVSVLVIALFLAALSLLGLMAAPRISSHVLLVFLVLFIGILTYAIRGLYWSLLDRCNIPAATMGLAIGLISVLGYSPDVFLPLINGYLTQTFPGVFGYQLYFGYVAVMAALGGFAGLALRNMLNRKEVA; encoded by the coding sequence GTGTCATCCCAACCCGTTCGAACCGATGCTTCGCTCGCGTTACGCGACGAAGAGGCCGCCCTGCAAAACAGCAAGACGCAGCGTTATATCCAGCTCGTCCTGCTGGTGATCGCAGCCGGCGCGATCTATCCGATTCTGTATCTGCGGCAGGTGTACCAGCCGACGATGCTCGAAGTGTTCCACATCACCGACAGCCAGCTCGGCTACCTGTATTCGTCGCTGGGCACGATCTTTCTGTTGAGCTATCTGCCGAGCGGCTGGCTCGCGGACCGTATCGCGCCGCGTTTGCTGATCTGTTTTTCTCTGATCGCCACCGGCGTGCTCGGGCTATGGTATTCGACCGCGCCTTCTTTCCCGATGCTGATGATGATCTTCGGCGGCTGGGGTTTGTCGACCGGTTTGACGTTCTGGGCCGCCGTCATCAAACGCGTGACGATGATTGCCGGCGCGCATGAGCAGGGCCGTTTCTTCGGCTTGCTCGACGGCGGACGCGGCCTGATCGAAGCCATGCTCGCGACCATCGCGATCACGCTGTTCGCATGGGTGACGCAGACCAAGGGCGAACCGGTCGCGGCCGGTTTCAAGCTGGTGGTCTACATGTACGCGTTTCTTTGCATCGCGCTCGGCGTAGTGCTTGCGCTCGTCAAGGACCCGCAAGGCACTGAAGACGCGGCCGCCAATCGCGCCGCGCGTCAACGCAACAACGTACTGACCGATCTGAAGACGCTCGCGAAGATTCCCGAACTGTGGCTGGTTGCCGCCATTGTGTTCTGCGGCTACCAGGTGTTCTGGGCGACCTACAGTTTCTCCGCCTATCTGCATGAAGGCGAAATCGGCCTCACGGTCGTGATGGCCGGCACGATCACCACGCTCAAGTTGTGGATGCGCCCGATCGGCGGCATCGGCGGCGGCTTTCTCGGCGATCGCTATTCGAAGGTGTCGGTGCTGGTGATCGCGCTCTTTCTCGCCGCGCTGTCGCTCTTGGGCCTGATGGCGGCGCCGCGTATTTCAAGCCACGTGTTGCTGGTGTTCCTCGTGCTGTTCATCGGCATTCTGACTTACGCGATTCGCGGCCTGTACTGGTCGCTGCTGGACCGCTGCAATATTCCGGCTGCCACGATGGGCCTCGCGATCGGCCTGATCTCGGTGCTCGGTTATTCGCCGGACGTGTTCCTGCCGCTCATCAACGGTTATCTGACGCAGACGTTCCCGGGCGTCTTCGGCTACCAGCTCTACTTCGGCTATGTGGCCGTCATGGCGGCGCTCGGCGGCTTTGCCGGGCTTGCGCTGAGAAACATGCTCAATAGAAAAGAGGTTGCGTAA
- a CDS encoding mandelate racemase/muconate lactonizing enzyme family protein, which yields MKVVSLETHIVAVPPPHVGGMYWIFVKLKTDCGIEGVGEIYSATFHPKAMTHIIDDVFGRYLLDKDPHHIERLWREAYSSGFTQRPDLTMMGVVSGLEMACWDIIGKAANKPVYELLGGMVNRRLRSYTYLYPKNSRGEYDYDDPDLAAECALENVKRGFTAVKFDPAGPYTAYSGHQLSMEVLDRCETFCRRVREAVGSKADLLFGTHGQMVPSSAIRLAKRLEKYDPLWFEEPVPPGQEGAMAKVAQHTSIPIAAGERLTTKYEFFKLLEAGAASILQLNVARVGGLLEAKKVAALAEVYYAQIAPHLYNGPIGAAASIQLATCTPNFLIQESIGTWDGFHAAVLKKPIQWEDGYIIPSQEPGLGVELNMEVVRQHTPYTGERLHLQMAAQPADVKDLAPAKG from the coding sequence ATGAAAGTCGTCTCGCTCGAAACGCATATCGTCGCCGTACCGCCGCCGCACGTGGGCGGCATGTACTGGATCTTCGTCAAGCTCAAGACCGATTGCGGGATTGAAGGCGTCGGCGAAATCTATTCGGCGACCTTCCATCCGAAAGCGATGACCCACATCATCGACGACGTATTCGGCCGCTATCTGCTCGACAAAGACCCGCATCACATCGAGCGGCTCTGGCGCGAAGCGTATTCGAGCGGTTTCACGCAACGCCCCGATCTGACGATGATGGGCGTGGTCAGCGGTTTGGAAATGGCGTGCTGGGACATTATCGGCAAGGCGGCTAACAAGCCGGTGTATGAGTTGCTGGGCGGCATGGTGAATCGGCGCCTGCGTTCGTACACGTATCTGTATCCGAAGAACAGCCGCGGCGAGTACGACTACGACGATCCCGATCTGGCGGCCGAATGCGCGCTTGAAAACGTCAAGCGCGGCTTCACGGCCGTGAAGTTCGATCCGGCCGGACCGTACACGGCGTACTCGGGCCATCAACTGTCGATGGAAGTGCTGGACCGTTGCGAAACCTTCTGCCGCCGTGTACGTGAAGCAGTGGGCAGCAAGGCGGATCTGCTGTTCGGCACACATGGGCAGATGGTGCCTTCGTCGGCGATCCGGCTCGCGAAACGGCTCGAAAAATACGATCCGCTGTGGTTCGAAGAGCCGGTTCCTCCGGGCCAGGAAGGCGCGATGGCGAAGGTCGCGCAGCACACCAGCATTCCGATCGCGGCTGGCGAGCGCCTGACCACCAAGTACGAATTCTTCAAGCTGCTCGAAGCCGGCGCCGCGTCGATTCTGCAACTGAACGTGGCGCGCGTGGGCGGCCTGCTCGAAGCGAAGAAAGTCGCGGCGCTGGCCGAGGTGTACTACGCGCAGATCGCGCCGCATCTGTACAACGGGCCGATCGGCGCGGCGGCCAGCATCCAGCTCGCGACGTGCACGCCGAACTTCCTGATTCAGGAAAGCATCGGCACGTGGGACGGTTTTCATGCGGCCGTGCTGAAGAAGCCGATTCAATGGGAAGACGGCTACATCATTCCGTCGCAAGAACCGGGCCTTGGCGTCGAGCTGAACATGGAAGTCGTCAGGCAGCATACGCCGTACACCGGCGAGCGTTTGCATCTGCAAATGGCGGCGCAACCGGCCGATGTGAAAGATCTCGCGCCGGCCAAGGGTTGA